One segment of Anguilla anguilla isolate fAngAng1 chromosome 1, fAngAng1.pri, whole genome shotgun sequence DNA contains the following:
- the LOC118227988 gene encoding sulfotransferase 2B1-like isoform X2, with product MRMSLQSLIQSLVHDDDVFAVTYPKSGTTWMQEILPPILNGGDLTPVQTIPNWDRVPWLEETRAALVLGDRPSPRAMVSHLPYHLMPPSFYTSKAKVIYVTRNPKDIAVSSFHFHKMASFLDDPGTFDEFLDKFLSGQVLFGKWTDHVKSWRNTDIEDRILYVTYEEMVQDLKGALLKMARFLGRELSPEVLEKVASHCQFSNMKTNAMSNYSLVPQDIMDSRKSPFLRKGTTGDWRSHFSPEQDARFSAVIKKEMEGAVFEFPWDDE from the exons ATGAGGATGTCTTTGCAATCACTTATCCAAAGTCTG GTTCATGACGATGACGTTTTCGCTGTCACTTACCCGAAGTCCG GCACGACATGGATGCAGGAGATTCTGCCCCCAATCCTGAACGGGGGGGACCTGACTCCGGTGCAGACCATCCCAAACTGGGATCGAGTGCCCTGGCTGGAGGAGACCCGGGCTGCCCTGGTGCTGGGTGACCGGCCCTCTCCTCGAGCCATGGTCTCCCACTTGCCCTACCACCTCATGCCCCCCTCTTTCTATACCTCCAAGGCCAAG GTGATCTACGTCACCCGGAACCCCAAAGACATCGCCGTCTCTTCCTTCCACTTCCACAAGATGGCCAGCTTCCTTGACGATCCCGGAACCTTCGACGAGTTCCTGGACAAATTTCTGTCTGGACAGG TATTGTTCGGAAAGTGGACAGATCACGTGAAAAGCTGGAGAAACACAGATATTGAAGACAGAATCCTCTATGTGACATATGAAGAAATGGTGCAG GACCTGAAGGGAGCCTTGCTTAAGATGGCGCGGTTCCTGGGTCGAGAGCTGAGCCCGGAGGTCCTGGAGAAGGTGGCCAGTCACTGCCAGTTTAGCAACATGAAGACCAACGCCATGTCCAACTACTCCCTGGTGCCACAGGACATCATGGACAGCAGAAAGTCTCCCTTCCTCAGGAAAG GAACCACAGGAGACTGGAGAAGCCACTTCAGTCCCGAACAGGACGCCAGGTTCTCTGCCGTCATTAAAAAGGAGATGGAGGGCGCCGTTTTTGAATTCCCCTGGGATGATGAGTGA
- the LOC118227988 gene encoding sulfotransferase 2B1-like isoform X1, which produces MDEKYVHFNGYLLPKETHSAESLKYAAEFQVHDDDVFAVTYPKSGTTWMQEILPPILNGGDLTPVQTIPNWDRVPWLEETRAALVLGDRPSPRAMVSHLPYHLMPPSFYTSKAKVIYVTRNPKDIAVSSFHFHKMASFLDDPGTFDEFLDKFLSGQVLFGKWTDHVKSWRNTDIEDRILYVTYEEMVQDLKGALLKMARFLGRELSPEVLEKVASHCQFSNMKTNAMSNYSLVPQDIMDSRKSPFLRKGTTGDWRSHFSPEQDARFSAVIKKEMEGAVFEFPWDDE; this is translated from the exons ATGGATGAAAAATATGTACACTTCAATGGGTATCTTCTTCCAAAAGAGACTCATTCTGCTGAGAGTTTGAAGTATGCCGCTGAATTTCAGGTTCATGACGATGACGTTTTCGCTGTCACTTACCCGAAGTCCG GCACGACATGGATGCAGGAGATTCTGCCCCCAATCCTGAACGGGGGGGACCTGACTCCGGTGCAGACCATCCCAAACTGGGATCGAGTGCCCTGGCTGGAGGAGACCCGGGCTGCCCTGGTGCTGGGTGACCGGCCCTCTCCTCGAGCCATGGTCTCCCACTTGCCCTACCACCTCATGCCCCCCTCTTTCTATACCTCCAAGGCCAAG GTGATCTACGTCACCCGGAACCCCAAAGACATCGCCGTCTCTTCCTTCCACTTCCACAAGATGGCCAGCTTCCTTGACGATCCCGGAACCTTCGACGAGTTCCTGGACAAATTTCTGTCTGGACAGG TATTGTTCGGAAAGTGGACAGATCACGTGAAAAGCTGGAGAAACACAGATATTGAAGACAGAATCCTCTATGTGACATATGAAGAAATGGTGCAG GACCTGAAGGGAGCCTTGCTTAAGATGGCGCGGTTCCTGGGTCGAGAGCTGAGCCCGGAGGTCCTGGAGAAGGTGGCCAGTCACTGCCAGTTTAGCAACATGAAGACCAACGCCATGTCCAACTACTCCCTGGTGCCACAGGACATCATGGACAGCAGAAAGTCTCCCTTCCTCAGGAAAG GAACCACAGGAGACTGGAGAAGCCACTTCAGTCCCGAACAGGACGCCAGGTTCTCTGCCGTCATTAAAAAGGAGATGGAGGGCGCCGTTTTTGAATTCCCCTGGGATGATGAGTGA